Proteins from a genomic interval of Capsicum annuum cultivar UCD-10X-F1 chromosome 4, UCD10Xv1.1, whole genome shotgun sequence:
- the LOC107866904 gene encoding probable GTP-binding protein OBGM, mitochondrial, whose translation MSFSQKVLYLKASQRRLRSPWLIQTYSFSDIVHKKTKLAPLQERRMIDRFRIWAKGGDGGNGCTSIRRSRQDRRGRPDGGNGGRGGDVILECSPTMWDLSALQHHINAKRGGNGSSKNMIGTRGADKVVQVPVGTVIHLVEGELPSAVEKSSSSKLDPWEIPRTVDIDLPEFSTQSNLVDQTRSKVEKKVKSSGHQARDGEESATSRRRTFGLPTYSSTLCSIARDKFKYDVDDFSDCEEENCGQLEDKDGDDIMGTECEDELEETELIEYNVAELTEQGQRIVVARGGEGGLGNLSQRKVSKMMQKRADSDDEVSDDYDHASPNVGLPGSEVVLVLELKSIADVGLIGMPNAGKSTLLGALSKAKPVVGDYAFTTLRPNLGKVNYYDFSLTVADIPGLIRGAHENRGLGHAFLRHIERTNVLAYVVDLAAALGDNKGIPPWEQLNDLILELEYYSEGLSNRPSLVVANKVDEDGAEEVYKELKHRVSGVPIFPVSAVLEEGVPELKDGLRMLLSGEQTHRLKLDGIALHQDAAAFVSTSSLVSFPLK comes from the exons ATGTCATTTAGCCAGAAAGTCCTCTACTTGAAGGCGTCGCAAAGACGTTTGCGGTCTCCATGGCTAATCCAAACCTATTCTTTCTCAGACATTGTCCACAAGAAAACGAAGCTTGCTCCTCTACAG GAACGTAGAATGATTGACCGCTTTCGCATATGGGCCAAAGGAGGTGACGGTGGCAACGGTTGTACCAGTATTCGTCGTAGTCGACAAGATCGCCGTGGCAGACCTGATG GTGGGAATGGTGGACGGGGTGGTGACGTGATATTAGAATGTTCTCCTACAATGTGGGATTTGAGTGCTCTGCAGCATCACATT AATGCAAAGAGGGGGGGGAATGGGTCATCCAAAAATATGATAGGAACTAGAGGAGCTGACAAG GTGGTCCAGGTTCCTGTTGGTACCGTAATTCATCTAGTAGAGGGTGAACTTCCATCGGCAGTTGAGAAGAGTTCAAGTTCTAAGTTGGACCCTTGGGAGATTCCACGTACAGTTGATATTGATTTGCCAGAGTTTTCTACACAATCAAATTTGGTGGATCAAACCAGGTCAAAAGTTGAGAAGAAAGTCAAATCAAGTGGGCATCAAGCTCGCGATGGTGAAGAATCCGCTACATCTAGGAGAAGAACTTTTGGTTTGCCGACCTATTCCAGCACACTCTGTTCAATTGCTAGAGACAAATTCAAATATGATGTTGATGATTTTTCTGATTGCGAGGAAGAAAACTGTGGACAATTGGAAGATAAAGATGGTGATGATATCATGGGAACAGAATGTGAAGATGAGTTGGAAGAAACTGAACTTATAGAATACAATGTGGCAGAGTTAACTGAACAAGGCCAACGAATAGTGGTTGCTCGTGGAGGGGAGGGTGGCTTAGGAAATCTGTCCCAGAGGAAAGTGTCTAAGATGATGCAAAAGAGAGCCGATTCTGATGATGAAGTATCTGATGATTATGATCATGCATCACCAAATGTTGGCTTGCCTGGCTCAGAGGTGGTACTTGTGCTAGAATTGAAAAGCATTGCTGATGTGGGTCTTATTGGGATGCCAAATGCCGGCAAAAGCACCCTTCTTGGGGCGTTATCAAAGGCTAAACCTGTTGTAGGTGATTATGCATTCACAACATTGAGGCCGAACTTAGGTAAAGTCAATTATTACGATTTTTCTTTAACTGTAGCTGACATCCCAGGACTCATAAGAGGAGCCCATGAAAATCGTGGGCTTGGACATGCTTTCCTTCGGCACATAGAACGTACAAATGTTCTAGCATATGTGGTAGACTTGGCTGCAGCACTGGGTGATAACAAGGGAATACCACCATGGGAGCAGCTAAATGACTTGATATTGGAACTCGAGTACTATAGTGAAGGTTTATCTAATCGACCATCCTTAGTGGTGGCCAACAAAGTCGATGAAGATGGGGCTGAAGAGgtatacaaagaactaaaacaccGCGTATCTGGTGTGCCCATTTTCCCAGTTAGTGCAGTCCTAGAGGAAGGAGTACCTGAACTGAAAGATGGTTTAAGGATGCTTCTCAGTGGTGAACAAACACACAGGCTAAAATTAGATGGTATAGCTCTTCACCAGGATGCTGCTGCTTTTGTGAGCACATCTAGTCTTGTATCCTTTCCcttgaaatga